In Dermochelys coriacea isolate rDerCor1 chromosome 10, rDerCor1.pri.v4, whole genome shotgun sequence, one DNA window encodes the following:
- the LOC119862473 gene encoding deoxyribonuclease-1-like 2, translated as MGATRLALALLSLAYLLCTAATLRICAFNIKNFGESKLSDKTTTGIIMKVSAPGCLGLRLGRGKVARGAKRGRNIKAPQGPLPRQRFNVAASSPSAARPVWTLQAGPPMGEAKGAGTLNRCRGSALMWAGSSPNSKVQEFVLVPLHTPPSEAVAEIDVLYDVYLDVIDKWGTDVSRKYLIFLGDFNADSSNVKEGDWGSIRLRTSEVFEWLILDSADTTVGKSDCAYKRLVLSCSGIVVCGPKLKKSIKPKSADVYDFQHAFKLEEAEALAVSDHFPVEVTLKAH; from the exons aTGGGGGCCACGAGGTTGGCACTGGCCTTGCTGTCCCTGGCCTACCTGCTGTGCACAGCCGCCACCCTGAGAATCTGTGCTTTCAACATCAAGAACTTTGGAGAAAGCAAGCTGTCCGACAAGACGACCACGGGCATCATCATGAAAGTGAGTGCTCCAGGCTGCCTGGGGTTGCGGCTTGGCAGGGGTAAGG TGGCCAGGGGGGCCAAAAGGGGCAGGAACATTAAAGCGCCGCAAGGTCCTttgccgcggcagcgctttaacgttgctgccTCTTCCCCGTCGGCGGCCCGGCCGGTCTGGACCCTACAAGCCGGGCCCCCgatgggggaggcaaaaggggcaggcacGTTAAACCGctgccgcggcagcgctttgatGTGGGCTGG GTCATCCCCCAACTCGA AGGTGCAGGAGTTTGTGCTGGTGCCCCTCCATACGCCCCCCAGCGAGGCTGTGGCAGAGATTGACGTCCTTTACGATGTCTACTTAGATGTCATCGACAAGTGGGGGACTGACGTAAGCAGAA AATATCTCATATTCCTGGGAGACTTCAACGCCGACTCCTCCAACGTCAAGGAAGGGGACTGGGGGTCCATCCGCCTGCGCACCAGCGAGGTGTTCGAGTGGCTCATCCTTGACAGTGCAGACACCACCGTTGGGAAGTCAGACTGCGCCTACAAGCG TCTTGTGTTGTCATGTTCCGGGATTGTGGTGTGCGGCCCCAAGCTGAAGAAAAGCATCAAGCCCAAGTCTGCTGATGTCTATGATTTCCAACACGCCTTCAAACTGGAGGAAGCCGAG GCCCTGGCTGTCAGCGACCATTTCCCCGTGGAGGTGACACTGAAGGCTCACTGA